A single Halarcobacter anaerophilus DNA region contains:
- a CDS encoding NAD-dependent epimerase: MKILVTGTAGFIGSHLSLKLLERGDEVVGLDNINDYYDQNVKYGRLQRGGIIQEIEEGKEIPYGKLLTSSTNPKYKFIKLNLEDKKAMMQLFEKEKFDAVCNLAAQAGVRYSLTNPDAYIDSNIIGFMNILESCRHNNVKNLCYASSSSVYGLNEELPFSTNHNVDHPISLYAASKKSNELMAHTYSHLFGISTTGLRFFTVYGPWGRPDMALFLFTKAAIEDKKIDVFNNGEMLRDFTYIDDIVEGVIRVIDNPAKPNKNWDKKEPSTSSAPYKVYNIGNNNPVKLMDFITAIENKLGKKIEKNMMPLQAGDVPATYADVTDLVEDLGYKPATPIQEGINKFVDWYLEFFGYNKNL, from the coding sequence ATGAAAATATTAGTAACAGGAACAGCAGGATTTATAGGAAGTCATTTGAGTTTAAAACTTCTTGAAAGAGGAGATGAAGTAGTAGGCTTAGATAATATAAATGACTATTATGATCAGAATGTAAAATATGGAAGACTTCAAAGAGGTGGCATAATACAAGAAATAGAAGAAGGGAAAGAAATACCTTATGGAAAATTATTAACTTCTAGTACAAACCCAAAATATAAATTTATTAAATTAAATCTTGAAGATAAAAAAGCAATGATGCAACTTTTTGAAAAAGAGAAATTTGATGCCGTTTGTAATCTTGCAGCCCAAGCGGGAGTAAGATATTCGTTAACAAATCCAGATGCATATATTGATAGTAATATTATAGGATTTATGAATATTCTTGAAAGCTGCCGACATAATAATGTCAAAAATCTTTGTTATGCTTCATCTTCTTCCGTATACGGACTAAATGAAGAACTTCCTTTTTCGACAAACCATAATGTAGATCATCCTATCTCACTCTATGCTGCATCTAAAAAGTCAAATGAACTTATGGCACATACTTATAGTCATCTTTTCGGTATAAGTACCACTGGACTTAGATTTTTTACTGTTTATGGTCCATGGGGAAGACCGGATATGGCACTTTTCTTATTTACTAAAGCAGCTATTGAAGACAAAAAAATAGATGTATTTAATAATGGTGAGATGTTAAGAGATTTTACTTATATAGATGATATAGTTGAAGGTGTCATCAGAGTAATAGATAACCCGGCAAAACCAAATAAAAATTGGGATAAAAAAGAACCTTCAACATCAAGTGCTCCATATAAAGTGTATAATATAGGGAATAACAATCCTGTAAAACTAATGGATTTTATAACAGCTATAGAAAATAAATTGGGTAAAAAAATTGAAAAAAATATGATGCCTTTGCAAGCAGGTGATGTACCGGCAACATATGCAGATGTTACAGACTTAGTAGAAGATTTAGGTTATAAACCTGCAACACCGATACAAGAAGGTATAAATAAGTTCGTAGATTGGTATTTAGAGTTTTTTGGATATAACAAAAATTTATAA
- the tviB gene encoding Vi polysaccharide biosynthesis UDP-N-acetylglucosamine C-6 dehydrogenase TviB: MNKICVIGLGYVGLPLAHAFSSKYEVVGFDISKWRIDELSKGYDRTLELSENQVNEAIKNGMKFTLNIDDIKDCNIYIVTVPTPIDKNKRPDLTPLIKASETVGKVLKKDDIVIYESTVYPGATEEECVPVLEKFSNLKFNQDFYCGYSPERINPGDKTHTVTKILKVTSGSTPEIGEKVNKLYSSIITAGTHLAPTIKVAEAAKVIENSQRDINIAFVNELAIIFNKLGIDTNAVLEAAGTKWNFLPFRPGLVGGHCIGVDPYYLTFKAQSIGYNPEIILSGRRLNDNMGIYVANQVIKLMIKKGHRIEGSKVLVLGITFKENCPDIRNSRVIDVIKELQEFGCNCEVYDPWADSDEVQHEYALNLIQSSALNIQDYDGIVLAVAHKEFKTLDFTNRGKAVLFDIKSISNNSDGKL, encoded by the coding sequence ATGAATAAAATATGTGTAATTGGACTAGGATATGTAGGGCTTCCTCTAGCTCATGCATTTTCTTCAAAATATGAAGTAGTAGGTTTTGATATTTCAAAATGGAGAATTGATGAGTTATCAAAAGGATATGACAGGACTTTAGAATTATCAGAAAACCAAGTAAATGAAGCTATAAAAAATGGCATGAAATTTACTTTAAATATTGATGATATAAAAGATTGTAATATTTATATAGTAACAGTTCCTACGCCGATAGATAAAAATAAAAGACCTGATTTAACACCTCTTATAAAAGCCAGTGAAACTGTGGGAAAAGTTTTAAAAAAAGATGATATAGTAATATACGAATCTACAGTATACCCGGGAGCTACAGAAGAAGAGTGTGTACCTGTACTTGAAAAATTCTCTAATCTTAAGTTCAATCAAGATTTTTATTGCGGTTATTCTCCTGAAAGGATTAATCCGGGGGATAAAACACATACCGTAACAAAAATATTAAAAGTAACAAGCGGAAGTACTCCTGAAATAGGTGAAAAGGTAAATAAACTTTATTCTTCTATTATTACGGCAGGAACTCACTTAGCTCCTACAATAAAAGTTGCAGAAGCTGCAAAAGTAATAGAAAATTCTCAAAGAGATATAAATATAGCTTTTGTAAATGAACTTGCTATTATTTTTAACAAACTAGGTATTGATACAAATGCCGTTTTAGAAGCAGCGGGAACAAAATGGAACTTTTTACCGTTTAGACCAGGACTTGTAGGAGGTCATTGCATAGGAGTAGATCCATATTATCTTACATTTAAAGCACAAAGTATAGGATATAATCCGGAAATAATACTTTCAGGACGTAGATTAAATGATAATATGGGTATCTATGTAGCTAATCAAGTAATAAAACTAATGATAAAAAAAGGTCATAGAATAGAAGGTTCAAAAGTATTAGTATTAGGTATTACTTTTAAAGAAAACTGTCCAGATATTAGAAATAGTAGAGTAATAGATGTAATAAAGGAATTACAAGAATTCGGTTGTAATTGTGAAGTTTATGACCCATGGGCAGACAGTGACGAAGTACAACATGAATATGCTTTAAACTTAATTCAAAGTTCAGCATTGAACATTCAAGATTACGATGGAATTGTACTTGCAGTTGCCCACAAGGAGTTCAAAACTTTGGATTTTACAAACAGGGGAAAAGCAGTTCTTTTTGATATCAAATCTATCTCTAATAATAGTGATGGGAAATTATAA
- a CDS encoding glycosyltransferase has protein sequence MKIVYISRSIIPSRTANSINVMKMCSSFASLGHEVILLAPWTKKLEEKEIDDIFEYYGVEENFILKKIYSPNIKYLKKKIYSYLCLKKVQKINPDFVYGRDDMFAFYLTQKNGYFTLFERHEPFRKNDFEHKMFKKFLGIKKNKIKFVTISKKLREIYSKSYNLKEDEISVAQSATGLFNNQDLPDIEFSKDKINIGYIGSLFKGRGIETIIELAKHFANIDFHIIGGKKEDIIYWKEKSKKLDNLFFYGFINPKETYKYRNMCDILLAPYQGEKAGNRNSDYMSPIKIFEYMASKKSIICSDLPAIRESINENHAIFVKNDDVNEWIKALSSLIDNQNNMKKLSENAYDYCLKNFTYEARSKKILELVK, from the coding sequence ATGAAAATAGTATATATATCAAGATCAATAATACCTTCACGAACAGCAAATAGTATAAATGTGATGAAAATGTGTAGTTCCTTTGCTTCTCTAGGACATGAAGTAATACTTTTGGCACCTTGGACTAAAAAATTAGAAGAAAAAGAGATAGATGATATCTTTGAATATTATGGTGTTGAAGAGAATTTTATTCTAAAGAAGATATATTCACCAAATATAAAATATCTTAAGAAAAAAATATATTCTTATCTTTGTTTAAAAAAAGTTCAAAAGATTAATCCTGATTTTGTTTACGGTAGAGATGATATGTTTGCTTTTTACTTAACTCAAAAAAACGGTTATTTTACTCTTTTTGAAAGACATGAACCTTTCCGTAAAAATGATTTTGAACACAAAATGTTTAAAAAATTTTTAGGTATTAAAAAAAATAAAATAAAATTTGTAACTATTTCAAAAAAGCTTAGAGAAATTTACAGTAAAAGCTACAATCTTAAAGAAGATGAAATATCAGTTGCCCAAAGTGCTACAGGACTTTTTAATAATCAAGATTTACCTGATATTGAATTTTCTAAAGACAAAATAAATATTGGATATATAGGAAGTCTTTTTAAAGGTAGAGGAATAGAAACAATAATTGAGTTAGCAAAACATTTTGCAAATATTGATTTTCATATAATTGGAGGGAAAAAAGAAGATATAATATATTGGAAAGAAAAATCTAAAAAGTTAGATAATTTATTTTTTTATGGTTTTATCAATCCTAAAGAGACTTATAAGTATAGAAATATGTGTGATATTTTATTAGCTCCATATCAAGGAGAAAAAGCAGGTAATAGAAATAGTGATTATATGTCACCTATAAAAATTTTTGAATATATGGCTTCAAAGAAGTCTATAATTTGCTCAGATTTACCGGCAATAAGAGAATCAATAAATGAAAATCATGCTATTTTTGTAAAAAATGATGATGTAAATGAGTGGATAAAAGCTTTAAGTAGCTTAATTGATAATCAAAATAATATGAAAAAACTTTCAGAAAATGCATACGACTATTGCTTGAAAAATTTTACTTATGAAGCGAGAAGTAAAAAAATATTAGAACTTGTAAAATAA
- a CDS encoding O-antigen ligase family protein, giving the protein MKSILSAPSQELKDKITLWLNHLLVLYTFLIPIHNGAKSSMFFVMLVLFLYRRDYWFYLKEAFSNKIVQAFLLFYFINAFGMLYTDNIAYGKSHMDKAKYLLFPLMFLSFLDKRFVWRIVTAFILGMLVAEIFSYLIHFGIFPLEFSIGKYEIYEVYRRTSPAPFFSHLDHNVGLALVVAILLYQLLNKRHIPIGVKVFSLVFMTTASLNMSFIASRTGYILYIFIILVVVFLTFKKKIVKVLAVTILFLTIISTLAYNYADTVNARVNLTINSINKVLENEDYNSSIGLRLGFSKYAIDVIKNNLIWGVGTGDHMDEVYSILPEKYKYIVLSLTKPHNVYIQILLQTGLLGAISFLYLIYTILFYKNTTKHKKDIMIIMTLATLVFMLPGLFFGTFTLPLFVVLISAMITNKEQNIEYCDMNRNLLIKYFIFVILFLIIGITR; this is encoded by the coding sequence ATGAAAAGTATTTTAAGTGCACCCTCTCAAGAATTAAAAGATAAAATAACCCTTTGGTTAAACCATCTTCTAGTTTTATATACTTTTTTAATACCGATACATAATGGGGCAAAAAGCTCTATGTTTTTTGTTATGCTGGTTCTTTTCTTATATAGACGAGATTATTGGTTTTATTTAAAAGAGGCTTTTTCAAATAAAATAGTACAAGCTTTTTTGCTCTTTTATTTTATAAATGCTTTTGGAATGCTATATACTGATAATATAGCTTATGGAAAATCTCATATGGATAAAGCAAAATATTTGCTTTTCCCTTTAATGTTTTTATCTTTTTTGGATAAAAGATTTGTTTGGAGAATAGTAACAGCCTTTATTTTAGGGATGCTAGTTGCCGAAATATTTTCATATTTAATTCATTTTGGAATTTTTCCTTTAGAATTTTCTATTGGAAAATATGAAATTTATGAGGTTTATCGTAGAACTAGTCCTGCCCCATTTTTTTCTCATCTTGATCATAATGTTGGTTTAGCTTTGGTTGTTGCTATTCTACTTTATCAATTATTAAATAAGAGGCATATTCCAATAGGAGTTAAAGTTTTTAGTCTTGTTTTTATGACTACAGCTTCTCTTAATATGTCTTTTATCGCAAGTAGAACAGGGTATATTCTATATATATTTATTATTTTAGTTGTAGTTTTTCTAACTTTTAAAAAGAAAATTGTTAAAGTTTTAGCTGTAACAATACTTTTTTTAACAATAATAAGTACTTTAGCTTATAATTATGCGGATACAGTTAATGCTAGAGTCAACTTAACTATTAATAGTATAAATAAAGTATTGGAAAATGAAGATTATAATTCTTCTATAGGTTTAAGATTAGGATTTTCAAAATATGCTATTGATGTAATAAAAAATAATCTTATATGGGGTGTAGGTACAGGAGATCATATGGATGAAGTATATTCCATTTTACCTGAAAAATATAAATATATAGTATTATCTTTAACAAAACCGCATAATGTCTATATTCAAATATTATTACAAACTGGACTTTTAGGTGCAATTTCTTTTTTGTATTTGATATATACAATTTTGTTTTATAAAAATACAACAAAACATAAAAAAGATATTATGATTATAATGACTTTGGCTACTTTGGTATTTATGCTTCCAGGATTGTTTTTTGGAACATTTACCTTGCCACTTTTTGTCGTATTAATAAGTGCAATGATTACTAATAAGGAACAAAATATAGAATATTGCGATATGAATAGAAACTTACTAATAAAATATTTTATATTTGTAATTTTATTTTTAATAATCGGTATCACAAGATAG
- a CDS encoding LTA synthase family protein, with protein MNTIIMSKVLNIFKKLIFAHIIFLVLMSIFRLVFFIYYSPLNSLNGFYKDIAKAFFLGFRIDLTVIGYIQVLPTLFLIILYYIKKESLLNIFNKFLLYYIFICYFIVSLFLCTDFGFYSYFKEHINILLFGFFDDDTEALLVTFWQNYHIVLILALFFMYLSGLFFSVKKIFNIKDKSYNSFFGLKISALIFFIIFILNFLAVRGTLGMYPLGKMIPNVSTNSFINKVSHNGFRAYTNALSAREKYLARKYDLLKVVGYDKNIAKAFEVYKSSKDINRDDLLKNITNRTEKKDDKQYNVVVIMVESFGMPILKYQSDDFNILGSLKKHFDEDTLFTNFISEGDGTISSLESLLLNIPHRPKSFAFSQSIYKQTPFTYTPAFLYDSAGYETTFVYGGDLTWRNLGNFVKYQGYKNVEGKINIYEHLNDKSKPKEDYFHPWGIYDQYLMKHILKKLENSDNKKQFIVALTTNNHPPYNVPKDYKRNSLIFNEKIKKHITGDIDLAKQRFASYAYAVDQIGKFLDEFKKTKYKDNTIIAITADNNTIDGIMKYDNNQILNSKNIPLYFYIPKELKEKLNIDMKVAGSHKDIFPTLYNLTLKDKNYISIGTNLFDNSKKHYGFNGSLVINNKNIAKRFDNLNIKNEPMLEYYKANLAITEYLIKQYNKKGK; from the coding sequence ATGAATACTATAATTATGTCAAAAGTTTTAAATATATTTAAAAAGTTAATATTTGCACATATAATATTTTTAGTGCTGATGTCTATATTTAGATTAGTTTTTTTTATTTACTATTCTCCTTTAAATAGTTTAAACGGATTTTATAAAGACATAGCTAAAGCCTTTTTTTTGGGATTTAGAATTGATTTAACGGTAATCGGTTATATACAAGTTCTTCCGACGCTTTTTTTAATAATTTTGTATTATATAAAAAAAGAGTCTTTATTAAATATTTTTAACAAGTTTTTACTCTATTATATCTTTATTTGCTATTTTATAGTTTCTCTGTTTTTATGTACGGATTTTGGTTTTTATTCATATTTTAAAGAGCATATAAATATTTTACTTTTTGGATTTTTTGATGACGATACAGAAGCTTTGCTTGTAACTTTTTGGCAAAACTATCACATAGTTTTAATTTTGGCACTCTTTTTTATGTATCTGTCTGGTCTGTTTTTTTCCGTTAAAAAAATATTTAATATAAAAGATAAAAGTTATAATTCGTTCTTCGGGCTAAAAATTTCGGCTTTGATTTTTTTTATTATCTTTATATTAAACTTTTTAGCGGTTCGTGGAACTTTAGGGATGTATCCTTTAGGAAAAATGATACCGAATGTTTCAACTAATTCTTTTATAAATAAAGTATCACACAATGGTTTTAGAGCTTATACAAATGCTTTAAGTGCCAGAGAAAAGTATTTAGCTAGAAAATATGATTTGTTAAAAGTTGTAGGGTACGATAAAAATATAGCTAAAGCTTTTGAAGTTTATAAAAGCAGTAAAGATATAAATAGAGATGATTTATTAAAAAATATAACAAATAGAACAGAAAAAAAAGATGATAAACAATATAATGTAGTCGTAATTATGGTTGAAAGTTTCGGTATGCCTATTTTAAAATACCAAAGCGATGATTTTAATATTTTAGGAAGTTTGAAAAAGCATTTTGATGAAGATACTCTATTTACAAACTTTATTTCAGAAGGTGACGGAACAATTTCTAGTCTGGAATCTTTACTTTTGAATATCCCTCATAGACCTAAATCTTTTGCTTTTTCTCAATCTATTTATAAACAAACGCCTTTTACTTATACTCCGGCATTTTTATATGATAGTGCAGGATATGAGACCACTTTTGTGTATGGAGGTGATTTAACTTGGAGAAATTTAGGTAATTTCGTTAAATACCAAGGTTATAAAAATGTAGAGGGTAAAATAAATATTTATGAGCATTTAAATGATAAATCAAAACCAAAAGAGGATTATTTTCATCCTTGGGGAATTTACGACCAATATTTGATGAAACATATTCTAAAAAAACTTGAAAACAGTGACAATAAAAAACAGTTTATAGTTGCTCTTACAACAAATAATCATCCACCTTACAATGTTCCAAAAGATTATAAAAGAAATAGTCTCATTTTTAACGAAAAAATAAAAAAACATATAACCGGAGATATAGATTTAGCAAAACAGAGATTTGCTTCATATGCCTATGCCGTTGATCAAATAGGTAAATTTTTAGATGAGTTTAAAAAAACAAAATATAAAGATAATACGATAATTGCAATAACAGCAGATAATAATACAATAGATGGAATTATGAAATATGACAATAATCAGATTTTAAATTCAAAAAATATTCCTCTTTATTTTTATATTCCAAAAGAGTTAAAAGAAAAATTAAATATTGATATGAAAGTAGCAGGTTCTCATAAAGATATATTTCCTACGCTTTATAATTTAACGCTGAAAGATAAAAATTATATCTCAATAGGAACAAATCTTTTTGACAATAGTAAAAAACATTATGGCTTTAACGGCTCTTTAGTAATAAATAACAAAAATATAGCAAAAAGATTTGATAATTTAAATATTAAAAATGAGCCTATGTTAGAGTATTACAAAGCAAACTTAGCCATTACTGAATATTTAATAAAGCAATATAATAAAAAAGGAAAATAA
- a CDS encoding BUD32 family EKC/KEOPS complex subunit, translating to MNKEFETFLIKKSKQSGEEIVPVVFDNKKYWLKKARSTKSLFSHRFFYFLTKFEILFPVENKTAKEAMEYETSKIKKFKTLGLNTPLVVFQNSDFFVLEDCGKNVNSYIRKRDITKEKMYFFIDKVILELSKIHNSKQFHGGAQARNFTFKEDKIYAIDLEDSFKDDVDLKLLQFRDFLLLLLSFTKTRANFELDFNYIIDKYITLTKNYEFKKRLKNLANKLSFFIFLSDIKFINKILGRDGKSFFKLLKILKNLES from the coding sequence ATGAATAAAGAGTTTGAAACTTTCTTAATAAAGAAGAGTAAACAAAGCGGGGAAGAGATTGTTCCCGTTGTTTTTGATAATAAAAAATATTGGCTTAAAAAAGCAAGATCTACTAAATCTCTATTTTCACATAGATTTTTTTATTTTTTAACAAAATTCGAGATACTATTTCCTGTTGAAAACAAAACAGCAAAAGAGGCTATGGAGTATGAAACATCAAAAATAAAAAAATTTAAAACTTTGGGATTGAATACTCCTTTAGTAGTTTTTCAAAACAGTGATTTTTTCGTTTTGGAAGATTGCGGTAAAAACGTAAACTCATATATTAGAAAAAGAGATATTACAAAAGAAAAAATGTATTTTTTCATAGATAAAGTTATTTTAGAACTCTCTAAAATTCATAATTCCAAGCAGTTTCACGGTGGTGCACAAGCTAGAAACTTTACATTTAAAGAGGATAAAATATATGCCATTGATTTGGAAGATAGTTTTAAAGATGATGTAGATTTAAAATTGTTGCAATTTAGAGATTTTCTTCTTTTACTTCTCTCTTTTACAAAAACAAGAGCAAATTTTGAATTAGATTTCAACTATATAATAGATAAATATATCACTTTGACGAAAAACTATGAATTTAAAAAAAGATTAAAAAATCTTGCAAATAAATTATCTTTTTTTATCTTCTTAAGTGATATAAAATTTATAAATAAAATTTTAGGAAGAGATGGAAAAAGTTTTTTTAAACTTCTTAAGATATTAAAAAATTTAGAGAGTTAA
- a CDS encoding diacylglycerol kinase, whose translation MNNKPKYHLFKNTTYALSGLKHVLKTESSFKVELFCAIFIIAGIILIDTSISNKLILLVSGILVLIIELVNSAIENVVDLVTKEYAPLAKTAKDIGSSAVMFAIILHVVCWIMILI comes from the coding sequence ATGAATAATAAGCCCAAATATCACCTGTTTAAAAATACAACATATGCTTTAAGTGGATTAAAACATGTACTAAAAACAGAGAGTTCATTTAAAGTAGAACTTTTTTGTGCAATATTTATTATTGCAGGTATAATTTTGATAGATACTTCCATATCAAATAAACTTATTTTACTGGTTAGCGGAATTTTGGTATTGATTATTGAGCTTGTAAATTCAGCCATTGAAAATGTAGTCGACTTAGTTACAAAAGAGTATGCCCCTTTGGCTAAAACTGCAAAAGATATAGGTTCCTCTGCCGTTATGTTTGCTATTATACTTCATGTAGTTTGTTGGATAATGATTCTTATATGA
- a CDS encoding lipid A biosynthesis lauroyl acyltransferase: protein MIRKIRDYLNYTLYNIFKYIISYTPKNISKKILILVAKLAYKYNKEHKHIAKVNLDLAFGDSLSNEEKEKIIFNSYKSLVFNLYEFVENQSISKEQLLKKGKVENEEVILEAIKSKRKIIYITAHYGGWELALPYVALKYGKLAVVNRKMDNPYMNNMYIEARDRNNITMLEKKVAAKGMLKAFKEKKAVALVIDQNIKNGVEIKFFGKKAMATDSTSRLALKLDAVIIPIFCVMNDFRDYTLKVGKMIDPSKTEFKTEDKIKELTQMQADLIEKQIKDKPELWFWQHKRWKKFYKELYKRNK, encoded by the coding sequence ATGATAAGAAAGATAAGGGACTATCTTAATTACACTCTATACAATATTTTTAAATATATAATTTCTTATACTCCCAAAAATATTTCAAAAAAAATTCTTATTTTAGTTGCAAAATTAGCATATAAATATAATAAAGAACATAAACATATAGCAAAAGTAAATTTAGACTTAGCTTTTGGAGATTCTCTTTCAAATGAAGAGAAAGAGAAGATTATTTTTAATTCATATAAATCTTTAGTTTTTAATTTGTATGAATTTGTAGAAAATCAGTCTATTTCAAAAGAGCAGCTTCTAAAAAAAGGGAAAGTTGAAAATGAAGAGGTTATTTTAGAAGCAATTAAGAGTAAAAGAAAAATTATATATATAACTGCTCACTACGGCGGTTGGGAATTAGCTCTTCCTTATGTTGCTTTAAAATACGGGAAATTAGCAGTAGTAAACAGAAAGATGGATAATCCTTATATGAACAACATGTATATAGAAGCTAGAGATAGAAATAATATTACAATGCTTGAAAAAAAAGTTGCCGCTAAGGGGATGTTAAAAGCTTTTAAAGAGAAAAAAGCAGTGGCTTTGGTAATAGATCAAAATATAAAAAACGGAGTTGAAATTAAGTTTTTCGGTAAAAAAGCAATGGCTACTGATTCTACTTCAAGATTGGCTTTAAAGTTAGATGCTGTTATTATTCCTATCTTTTGTGTTATGAATGATTTTAGAGATTATACTTTAAAAGTGGGTAAAATGATAGACCCTTCTAAAACTGAATTTAAAACAGAAGATAAAATCAAGGAGCTTACTCAAATGCAAGCTGATTTAATAGAAAAACAGATAAAAGATAAACCTGAACTTTGGTTTTGGCAACATAAACGTTGGAAAAAATTCTATAAAGAGTTATATAAGAGAAATAAATAA
- the waaC gene encoding lipopolysaccharide heptosyltransferase I, with product MKIAIVKLSAMGDIIHAMLALQFIKKSNPDIKIDWFVEEVFAPVLQNNPDIDNIYTLNLKALKNDKKKLPTEVTKVRTYSKNSYDLVIDAQGLAKSAIVSRLLGKDIAGFDRTSTREGVSSYLYKRRISSDYCKNVIERNLDVILTPLNISYTKKEILEKKPFLFFNQNSEDIEKFLSKDKKNILLIIGASWDSKIYSKEKFAKISNILDENVLIAWGSNEEKESAEFISSNSNSKVLPKLNLNDLKFLVSKMDLVIGNDTGPTHMAWALNVPSITIFGCTPGKRNTYITNINKIIESKSKVNPLKLKKEDFSINDINEEDIVKIAKELLNDKKDKGLS from the coding sequence ATGAAAATAGCTATCGTAAAACTCTCTGCCATGGGTGATATTATCCATGCCATGCTAGCCTTGCAATTTATAAAAAAGAGTAATCCTGATATAAAAATTGATTGGTTTGTAGAAGAGGTCTTTGCACCTGTTTTACAAAATAATCCTGATATAGATAATATTTATACTTTAAATTTAAAAGCATTAAAAAATGATAAAAAAAAGTTACCAACAGAAGTTACTAAAGTAAGAACTTACTCTAAAAACAGTTATGATTTGGTAATCGATGCACAAGGATTGGCAAAATCTGCAATAGTATCAAGACTTCTTGGAAAAGATATAGCAGGTTTCGATAGAACCTCTACAAGAGAAGGAGTCTCTTCTTATTTATATAAAAGAAGAATAAGTTCTGATTACTGTAAAAACGTTATTGAAAGAAATTTGGATGTTATTTTAACACCTTTAAATATTTCATATACGAAAAAAGAGATTTTAGAAAAAAAACCTTTTTTGTTTTTTAACCAAAACAGTGAAGATATTGAAAAATTTCTATCAAAAGATAAAAAGAATATATTATTAATAATCGGAGCTAGTTGGGACTCGAAAATTTACTCTAAAGAGAAATTCGCTAAAATATCAAATATATTAGATGAAAATGTTTTAATTGCTTGGGGAAGTAATGAAGAAAAAGAGAGTGCAGAATTTATAAGCTCAAATTCTAACTCAAAAGTTCTGCCTAAACTAAATTTAAATGATTTAAAATTTTTAGTCTCAAAAATGGATTTAGTAATAGGAAACGATACGGGACCCACACATATGGCATGGGCCTTAAATGTCCCTTCAATTACAATTTTTGGATGTACGCCAGGAAAAAGAAACACTTATATAACTAATATAAACAAAATCATTGAATCAAAATCAAAAGTAAATCCTCTTAAACTAAAAAAAGAAGATTTTTCAATAAATGATATCAATGAAGAAGATATAGTAAAAATAGCGAAGGAACTTCTTAATGATAAGAAAGATAAGGGACTATCTTAA